The following coding sequences lie in one Streptomyces venezuelae genomic window:
- a CDS encoding chaplin translates to MSRIAKAAAVTLSTGAVVIAGAGMAMADAGAQGAAVGSPGVVSGNLLQAPINIPVNVCGNTVDVIGLLNPTFGNKCANPGGGHHNGGHHGGGHHGGAGYGN, encoded by the coding sequence ATGTCTCGCATCGCGAAGGCAGCCGCTGTCACCCTCAGCACCGGAGCCGTCGTCATCGCCGGTGCCGGCATGGCCATGGCGGACGCCGGCGCGCAGGGCGCCGCGGTCGGTTCCCCGGGCGTCGTCTCGGGCAACCTGCTCCAGGCCCCGATCAACATCCCGGTGAACGTGTGCGGCAACACCGTCGACGTCATCGGCCTGCTGAACCCGACCTTCGGCAACAAGTGCGCCAACCCGGGTGGCGGCCACCACAACGGGGGCCACCACGGCGGCGGTCACCACGGCGGCGCCGGTTACGGCAACTGA
- a CDS encoding M23 family metallopeptidase: MKDDIASPAEATTTRRRALGAAVALLAGGAVPLTATRAAARADGAPSDASDHVCAGEYDPGFEATLAAADDRLGAEEMRGIPEGPPQQYALPLRRGFRVTARYGIRGDWLAGHHTGIDLAVPQGTPVYAVGSGVVLVARWSGAYGNAVTVRMPDGHYALVAHLSSIAVREGARIGAGTFLGRSGATGRATGPHLHLEVRARREYGSDINPVSYLAKRGVRLL, translated from the coding sequence ATGAAAGACGACATAGCGAGCCCTGCGGAAGCGACCACCACCCGGCGCCGCGCTCTGGGAGCCGCCGTGGCACTACTGGCCGGCGGGGCGGTACCGCTGACGGCGACGCGGGCCGCGGCCCGTGCGGACGGTGCGCCGTCGGACGCGTCGGACCACGTCTGTGCCGGTGAGTACGATCCCGGGTTCGAGGCCACCCTGGCGGCGGCGGACGACCGCCTCGGGGCGGAGGAGATGCGGGGCATCCCGGAAGGGCCGCCGCAGCAGTACGCGTTGCCGCTGCGCCGCGGGTTCAGGGTCACCGCGCGCTACGGCATCCGCGGCGACTGGCTGGCCGGCCACCACACGGGCATCGACCTGGCCGTTCCGCAGGGGACACCCGTGTACGCCGTGGGGTCGGGCGTCGTGCTCGTGGCGCGGTGGTCGGGCGCGTACGGCAACGCCGTGACGGTACGGATGCCGGACGGGCACTACGCCCTCGTGGCGCACCTGTCGAGCATCGCGGTCCGTGAGGGCGCGCGGATCGGCGCCGGGACCTTCCTCGGCAGGAGCGGCGCCACCGGACGTGCCACGGGCCCGCACCTCCATCTGGAGGTGCGGGCCCGTCGCGAATACGGATCGGACATCAATCCGGTGAGTTACCTGGCCAAGCGCGGAGTGCGGCTCCTGTGA
- a CDS encoding STAS domain-containing protein, whose amino-acid sequence MSPHRLSIAGLAHSDVCAVLRLSGELDRASEKFFMDTLAVAVDAGRRHIVLDVTALTFCDSRGLNCLLALHWLLRRRAGALMLAGVGRRLAALLEHSGSAALFSSHTSVGQALRSLPEPARPHWPPPADRSSDEGVSRP is encoded by the coding sequence ATGTCGCCACACCGTCTGTCCATCGCGGGCCTCGCGCACTCCGACGTCTGCGCCGTGCTGCGGCTCAGCGGCGAACTCGACCGGGCGTCCGAGAAGTTCTTCATGGACACACTGGCCGTCGCGGTCGACGCGGGCCGGCGCCACATCGTCCTCGACGTGACCGCCCTGACGTTCTGCGACTCGCGCGGCCTGAACTGCCTGCTCGCCCTCCACTGGCTCCTGCGGCGCAGAGCGGGCGCCCTGATGCTCGCGGGTGTGGGCCGGCGCCTCGCCGCGCTGCTCGAACACAGCGGCAGCGCGGCCCTGTTCTCGTCGCACACCTCGGTCGGCCAGGCCCTGCGCTCCCTGCCGGAACCTGCCCGTCCGCACTGGCCGCCGCCCGCGGACCGGAGTTCGGACGAGGGCGTGTCCAGGCCCTAG
- a CDS encoding FAD-dependent monooxygenase: MKIDCVGGGPASLYLAILAKLRDPAHEVTVHERHAAGTSYGWGVTYWPDLLADLHAHDPESARLIEEQSVCWRGGFAYVGDRTTAQDGDLGHAIGRHRLRTILADRARSLGVRLEFGKEIGGRADLPEADLVVAGDGAHSGLRTEHAAEFGTRVTTGANRFIWLGTTRVFTAFTFAFVETGHGWIWCYAYGFSDEHSTCVVECSATTWAALGFDRLGHAEALRLLEKLFADLLAGHELLGRKDIESHAQWQAFPTVTNTSWSHGNLALIGDAAHTTHYSIGAGTTLALRDAMSLARAVGSVAEPRELPAALAAYEQERRQALLSVQSAARHSAQWYENLPRYMGLAPHQMFALLGQRHSPLLPYVPPQLYFHVDRTLGRLQTLRRLKQRLGPRLARTLQSRRTPGA; encoded by the coding sequence GTGAAGATCGATTGTGTCGGTGGAGGGCCCGCCTCCCTGTACCTGGCCATCCTCGCCAAACTCCGGGATCCGGCTCACGAGGTCACGGTCCACGAGCGGCACGCGGCCGGCACCAGCTACGGCTGGGGCGTGACGTACTGGCCCGACCTGCTGGCGGACCTGCACGCCCACGACCCCGAGTCGGCCCGCCTCATCGAGGAGCAGTCGGTGTGCTGGCGTGGCGGATTCGCGTACGTCGGCGACCGCACCACCGCGCAGGACGGCGACCTCGGCCATGCGATCGGCCGCCACCGGCTGCGTACGATCCTCGCCGACCGGGCCCGCTCCCTGGGCGTGCGCCTGGAGTTCGGCAAGGAGATCGGCGGCCGCGCGGACCTGCCCGAAGCGGACCTCGTCGTCGCGGGCGACGGGGCGCACAGCGGGCTCCGCACGGAACACGCCGCCGAGTTCGGCACGCGTGTGACCACCGGCGCCAACCGCTTCATCTGGCTCGGCACCACCCGCGTCTTCACGGCGTTCACGTTCGCCTTCGTCGAGACCGGACACGGCTGGATCTGGTGCTACGCGTACGGCTTCAGCGACGAGCACAGCACCTGCGTCGTCGAGTGCTCCGCCACGACCTGGGCGGCCCTCGGCTTCGACCGGCTCGGCCACGCGGAGGCCCTGCGCCTGCTGGAGAAACTCTTCGCCGACCTGCTCGCCGGCCATGAGCTCCTCGGCCGCAAGGACATCGAGAGCCACGCCCAGTGGCAGGCCTTCCCGACCGTCACGAACACGTCCTGGTCCCACGGCAACCTCGCGCTCATCGGCGACGCCGCCCACACCACGCACTACTCCATCGGGGCCGGCACCACCCTCGCCCTGCGCGACGCGATGAGCCTGGCCCGCGCGGTGGGCTCCGTCGCCGAGCCGCGGGAGCTGCCCGCCGCCCTCGCCGCGTACGAACAGGAGCGCAGACAGGCCCTGCTCTCGGTGCAGAGTGCCGCACGGCACAGCGCCCAGTGGTACGAGAACCTGCCGCGCTACATGGGACTCGCGCCGCACCAGATGTTCGCCCTGCTCGGCCAGCGCCACTCGCCCCTGCTGCCCTACGTGCCGCCGCAGCTGTACTTCCACGTCGACCGGACCCTCGGCCGCCTCCAGACCCTGCGCCGGCTGAAACAGCGCCTCGGCCCGCGCCTCGCCCGCACTCTGCAGAGCCGCCGCACTCCCGGCGCCTAG
- a CDS encoding DoxX family membrane protein, producing MQTIWLGGAEWVAVLRIGIGLWWLESWRHKDKKTWFGGGGIGWAAGIAEKHRWSAVREGFNVVVKPRPRVMAYVVAYAELALGLGLIVGFLTPVALVCGFVLNLVYLVLMIHDWAEQGQNLMMALASFVAFFAMSWQTWSLDDALGIFL from the coding sequence ATGCAGACGATCTGGCTCGGCGGAGCCGAGTGGGTGGCCGTACTCCGGATCGGGATCGGCCTGTGGTGGCTGGAGAGCTGGCGCCACAAGGACAAGAAGACGTGGTTCGGCGGCGGTGGGATCGGATGGGCCGCGGGCATCGCCGAGAAACACCGGTGGTCCGCGGTGCGCGAGGGCTTCAACGTGGTGGTGAAGCCGCGGCCGCGCGTGATGGCGTACGTCGTCGCCTACGCCGAACTGGCCCTCGGGCTCGGCCTGATCGTCGGCTTCCTCACCCCGGTGGCCCTGGTCTGCGGGTTCGTCCTCAACCTCGTCTACCTCGTCCTGATGATCCACGACTGGGCCGAGCAGGGGCAGAACCTGATGATGGCGCTCGCCTCGTTCGTCGCCTTCTTCGCGATGAGCTGGCAGACGTGGTCGCTGGACGACGCGCTGGGGATCTTCCTCTGA
- a CDS encoding amidohydrolase family protein, whose amino-acid sequence MVSSEDGTKELPRVISVDDHVIEPAHLFETWLPAKYRDRGPKPFTAGIGELEYVGGKYRFTTDPAGQITDWWEYEGSIFPYKRIIAAVGFSRDEMTLDGITREQMRKGCWDPKARLADMDINHVEASLCFPTFPRFCGQTFSEAKDKEVGLACVRAYNDWMVEEWCGDSGGRLIPLCLIPLWDVDLAVAEIRRNAARGVRAVTFSEIPTYLGLPSIHSGYWDPFFAACEETGTVVNMHIGSSSQMPAASPDAPPAVQASLSFNNAMASMMDFLFSGVLVKFPRLKLAYSEGQMGWIPYALERADDVWEEHRAWGGVKDLIPEPPSTYYYRQIFCCFFRDKHGIEAIETVGVDNATFETDYPHVDSTWPHTKEVAAEHVGHLPEEIAYKLLRGNAIRMLDLPFDRAGR is encoded by the coding sequence GTGGTCAGCAGCGAGGACGGCACCAAGGAACTCCCCCGGGTCATCAGCGTGGACGACCACGTGATCGAGCCCGCGCACCTCTTCGAGACATGGCTCCCCGCCAAGTACCGCGACCGGGGTCCCAAGCCCTTCACCGCGGGCATCGGCGAGCTGGAGTACGTCGGTGGCAAGTACCGGTTCACGACCGACCCGGCGGGACAGATCACCGACTGGTGGGAGTACGAGGGCAGCATCTTCCCGTACAAGCGCATCATCGCCGCCGTCGGCTTCTCGCGCGACGAGATGACGCTGGACGGCATCACCCGCGAGCAGATGCGCAAAGGCTGCTGGGACCCCAAGGCCCGCCTCGCGGACATGGACATCAACCACGTCGAGGCCTCCCTCTGCTTCCCGACCTTCCCCCGCTTCTGCGGCCAGACGTTCTCCGAGGCCAAGGACAAGGAGGTCGGCCTCGCCTGCGTCCGCGCCTACAACGACTGGATGGTCGAGGAGTGGTGCGGCGACAGCGGCGGCCGGCTGATCCCGCTCTGCCTGATCCCGCTCTGGGACGTGGACCTCGCCGTCGCGGAGATCAGACGGAACGCCGCGCGCGGGGTGCGGGCCGTCACGTTCAGCGAGATCCCGACGTACCTGGGTCTGCCGTCGATCCACTCGGGGTACTGGGACCCCTTCTTCGCGGCCTGCGAGGAGACCGGGACCGTCGTGAACATGCACATCGGCTCGTCGTCGCAGATGCCGGCCGCCTCACCCGACGCGCCGCCCGCGGTCCAGGCCTCGCTCTCCTTCAACAACGCGATGGCGTCGATGATGGACTTCCTCTTCAGCGGCGTCCTGGTGAAGTTCCCGCGGCTCAAACTCGCCTACAGCGAGGGCCAGATGGGCTGGATCCCGTACGCCCTGGAGCGCGCCGACGACGTGTGGGAGGAGCACCGGGCGTGGGGCGGCGTGAAGGACCTGATCCCGGAGCCCCCGTCGACGTACTACTACCGGCAGATCTTCTGCTGCTTCTTCCGCGACAAGCACGGCATCGAGGCGATCGAGACCGTCGGCGTCGACAACGCCACCTTCGAGACGGACTACCCGCACGTCGACTCCACGTGGCCGCACACCAAGGAGGTCGCCGCCGAGCACGTGGGCCATCTCCCGGAGGAGATCGCGTACAAGCTGCTGCGCGGCAACGCGATCCGCATGCTGGACCTGCCGTTCGACCGGGCCGGGCGGTAG
- a CDS encoding FkbM family methyltransferase — MSTPLSETMVTLGRRYVRDAPGTVGKAALAARFLNPRLREHPRRRVVADRYGNRFAVDTQDLIQRYVYLFGAWEPHMTRWLRGRLGPGDVFVDVGANVGYFAVLGAGLVGPEGRVVAIEASPAFHERVLLHADLNACSNIRAVNAAVSDAHKRLTFILASSNNMGANSIVPYDGPAESTFESDAVPLPELLEPDELARARVIKIDVEGAEGGVVRGLAPALGSLREDVEIAVEVTPDRMEQLGDSVDELMKTMREAGFHAYRLINEYAPDTYPAAIRRPAPPVRWREPITGETELVFSRVDAETL; from the coding sequence ATGAGCACCCCCCTTTCGGAGACGATGGTCACGCTCGGGCGGCGGTACGTGCGTGACGCCCCCGGCACCGTCGGCAAGGCGGCGCTGGCCGCCCGGTTCCTGAACCCGCGCCTCCGCGAGCACCCGCGCCGCCGCGTCGTCGCCGACCGGTACGGCAACCGGTTCGCCGTCGACACGCAGGACCTCATCCAGCGGTACGTGTACCTGTTCGGCGCCTGGGAGCCGCACATGACGCGGTGGCTGCGCGGGCGCCTCGGGCCCGGGGACGTCTTCGTCGACGTCGGCGCGAACGTGGGCTACTTCGCCGTCCTCGGGGCCGGGCTCGTGGGCCCGGAGGGGCGGGTCGTGGCGATCGAGGCGTCGCCCGCGTTCCACGAGCGGGTGCTGCTGCACGCCGACCTGAACGCGTGCTCCAACATCCGCGCGGTCAACGCGGCCGTCTCGGACGCGCACAAGCGGCTCACGTTCATCCTCGCCAGCTCGAACAACATGGGCGCGAACAGCATCGTCCCGTACGACGGACCCGCCGAGTCCACCTTCGAGTCGGACGCCGTGCCGCTGCCCGAGCTCCTGGAGCCCGACGAGCTCGCCCGCGCGCGCGTGATCAAGATCGACGTGGAGGGGGCGGAGGGCGGCGTCGTCCGCGGCCTCGCTCCCGCGCTGGGCAGCCTCCGCGAGGACGTGGAGATCGCCGTGGAGGTGACGCCGGACCGCATGGAGCAGCTCGGCGACTCGGTGGACGAGCTGATGAAGACGATGCGCGAGGCGGGCTTCCACGCGTACCGGCTGATCAACGAGTACGCGCCCGACACCTACCCGGCCGCGATCCGCCGCCCCGCGCCCCCGGTGCGGTGGCGCGAGCCGATCACGGGGGAGACGGAGTTGGTGTTCTCCAGGGTGGACGCGGAGACGCTCTGA
- a CDS encoding glycosyltransferase family 2 protein yields MRRRIIIVTAVHAPSAPFLADAYASLLAQELPDGWEWHWLIQEDGRTDQVAPHVPDDERVTFRQGRPGGPGVARTMALAHADGEYVKVLDADDQLAPGALARDLAALEGDPAIGWATSRVLDLLPDGSTVGFPGDPAHGPVERMTVIDYWSGHDYRAPVHPATLFVRRDLLVALGGWMALPASEDTGLLLALNSVARGWFSSEVGLLYRKWEGQVTGQSAHTDPAERDARMAVVADRARSLCALGWGYPSSGG; encoded by the coding sequence GTGCGCCGGCGCATCATCATCGTCACCGCCGTCCACGCGCCGTCGGCCCCGTTCCTGGCCGACGCCTACGCGTCGCTGCTCGCGCAGGAGCTGCCCGACGGGTGGGAGTGGCACTGGCTGATCCAGGAGGACGGCAGGACCGACCAGGTCGCGCCGCACGTCCCGGACGACGAGCGCGTCACGTTCCGGCAGGGGCGGCCCGGCGGGCCCGGCGTCGCGCGCACGATGGCGCTCGCGCACGCCGACGGGGAGTACGTGAAGGTCCTGGACGCCGACGACCAGCTCGCCCCCGGCGCGCTGGCCCGCGACCTCGCGGCGCTCGAAGGGGACCCCGCGATCGGCTGGGCCACGTCACGGGTGCTCGACCTGCTGCCCGACGGCTCCACGGTCGGTTTCCCCGGCGACCCCGCACACGGGCCCGTCGAGCGCATGACGGTCATCGACTACTGGTCCGGGCACGACTACCGCGCGCCGGTCCACCCCGCGACGCTCTTCGTCCGCCGCGACCTGCTCGTCGCCCTGGGCGGCTGGATGGCGCTGCCCGCATCGGAGGACACGGGGCTGCTGCTCGCGCTCAACTCCGTCGCGCGCGGCTGGTTCTCGTCCGAGGTGGGGCTGCTCTACCGCAAGTGGGAGGGCCAGGTGACGGGCCAGAGCGCCCACACCGACCCGGCGGAGCGGGACGCGCGCATGGCGGTGGTGGCGGATCGGGCGCGATCGCTCTGCGCGTTGGGGTGGGGCTACCCGTCGTCGGGTGGCTGA
- a CDS encoding GntR family transcriptional regulator — MPKAYEQIADDIRRSIRTGLLRPGERLPAETKLAEQYRRSVPTLRDALRLLREEGLIEKEHGRGNFVRRPRACVVRDNSRHQWEKNRVHQPEERRARTGATEHDTALELQDLVFHAAYREVRADAQLASAFAVPEGTPLIERSYRTRYAAEDAPFNLATSYLVRDLVAGNPDLLDDTKEPWPGGTQNQLSTVGIELDRVEERITARPPTPEEAAELELPPGTSVLLLRKTSYDTEGRVVEVADVTLPGDRTEAVFTTPLERW; from the coding sequence GTGCCGAAGGCATACGAGCAGATAGCGGACGACATCCGCCGCTCCATCCGCACGGGCCTGCTGCGGCCCGGCGAGCGACTGCCCGCCGAGACGAAGCTCGCCGAGCAGTACCGGCGCAGCGTCCCGACGCTCCGCGACGCGCTCCGCCTCCTGCGGGAGGAAGGACTCATCGAGAAGGAGCACGGGCGCGGCAACTTCGTCCGCAGGCCGCGCGCCTGCGTCGTCCGCGACAACTCCCGCCACCAGTGGGAGAAGAACCGCGTGCACCAGCCGGAAGAGCGCAGGGCGCGCACCGGCGCCACCGAGCACGACACCGCACTCGAACTCCAGGACCTCGTCTTCCACGCGGCGTACCGCGAGGTCCGCGCGGACGCGCAGCTCGCGTCCGCCTTCGCCGTCCCGGAGGGGACACCCCTGATCGAGCGCTCCTACCGGACGCGGTACGCCGCCGAGGACGCGCCCTTCAACCTGGCCACCTCCTACCTGGTGCGCGACCTGGTCGCCGGGAACCCGGACCTCCTGGACGACACCAAGGAGCCGTGGCCCGGCGGCACGCAGAACCAGCTGTCCACCGTCGGCATCGAGCTGGACCGCGTCGAGGAGCGGATCACCGCCCGGCCGCCCACGCCGGAGGAGGCCGCGGAGCTGGAGCTGCCGCCCGGCACGTCCGTGCTGCTGCTCCGCAAGACGTCGTACGACACGGAGGGCCGCGTCGTCGAGGTCGCCGACGTCACCCTGCCCGGCGACCGCACGGAAGCCGTCTTCACCACTCCCCTGGAAAGGTGGTGA